Below is a window of Equus quagga isolate Etosha38 chromosome 1, UCLA_HA_Equagga_1.0, whole genome shotgun sequence DNA.
GGGCCGGCcgtggggaggagcaggaggagcgcagggccggccccggggaggagagggaggagcgCGGGGCCCGCCGAGGAGCTTGAGGGAGGGTTACAGCACCTCGGGAGCAGAATGCCTGCAAGGGCTAAGCGGGAAGAGTTCAGAGAACCCTATCCATTCTTGGTTAAGACAAAAAACTAGGCCTCTGGAATAAAATTTAGCTTGAATCCTACCTCTGCCACTCACTGTCGTCACTGGCATTACCTCGTCTAAAACAGGgataaatacttattttctccctcttgtttAGCTGACTCCAAATGACAGATTTTATTATTCCTCCTCTCCAGTTCTTTCACtgactcttacaactcaataataacaaaataagtaatccagtttaaaaatgggcaaagggtctgaagagacatttctccaaagaagatatataaatcaccaataaacacgtgaaaagatactcagcatcattagccatcagggaagtGCTGGCGATACCACTTCAAACCCACTAGATGGCTATatcaaaaagatgaataagaaatacTGGTGTGGATgtgaagaaatttgaattttcatacactgctgttgggattgtaaaatggtgcagcagctctggaaaacagtttggcagttcaaaatgttaaacatagagttaccatatgacccagcaattccattcctgggtatatacccaagagaactgaaaacatgtgtacacaaaaacttgcacatgaaggttcatagtagcattatccatagtagccaaaaggtggcaacaacccaaatggccttcactgatgaataaacaaaacatagaatatctatacaatagaatactgtTCAGCATAAGGAGGAAAGCAGCACTGCTATATGCTACTACATGCACGAACCTtaaaaacatgctgagtgaaagaagctgagCACAAAATAGCACATATCCtattattcatttatatgaaTATGTAAATCTACAGAGACAAAAAAATGAGTTAGTGGTTGCCTACGGCtcgggggcaggggagggactTAATGAGTGCAGGGTTTTGTGGCCCGGTGGGGATAGGGGAGCAGTGATGAAAATGGCCTAAAATCGTGATGTtcaacaactctgtgaatatactaccAATTAGtgagtttacattttaaatgggtgagttgTATTGTCTgtaaattatttctcagtaaagcTACTATtgaaaacaaacgaaaaaacctCTCCGCTGGTTTCTCATCTCGGAGCAAAGCCCAAGTTCTTCCAGTGGCCCTACATGGCCCTACAAGTCTACATACCagcttcctgcttccctctctgaTTCATCTAGCCGCCACTTCTTTGTTTCCATAACTCTGTTCCATCTACTTGTAGCTCCTTTGCTCTTCCAATTATAAGACCTCAGGGGCTTTGCATTTGCAATCTCCTGTCAGCTTTACTCCCAGACGCCCAAATGGGTCTTCCCCTCATTTCCATAGCTAAGCCTAAATGTAACATCAGTGAGGTCTCCTGGAACCCTCTACTTAATCCTATAGCCTCCTACCCCCAAATTCCCCATCTCCCTTCCATTCTTTAATTTCCACTATAGCACAACTCATGAGCATCTGAAATACTATACATCTTATTAATGGTTTGTCCCTTCCAAGTAGAATGTAAGCTCACTGAGAGCAGGgaatattgttttcattactatatcctcagttcctggcatatagtTGGGGCTCAATAAAGTTATCaagtagataaatgaataaattctaatTCAGAAATATGTCAAAATGTCACCCTTCCACATCCATCCTGATGGCCCCTTACCTCAGTTCAGGCCTCATCACCCTCTCCAGGATCACTGAGGCAGCCTTCTTACTGTCCTTGCAGCCCTTCATCTCTCCTTCAAATCCCCTATACACATTGCAGCAGGACAGCCCCATCTAAAACACTAATGTGATCACCTTAAtcttcttaaaattcttcatGGGGACAGGGGAGAAACCCTTCATGGGTCCCCTCACCCTAAGGATAAAGTCCATCTCTTCAGGACTCTATCCTCCTGTGACTTGGCTCTTGCCATATGGTCCCATGCCCCAAAACCCTACTCTTCAGCCACAGCAAACAATTCTGAATGTTCCAACTTCTCCAGAGCAATGGGCCTTTGAATATTCTAGTCCCAAACCCTAGCCTGGTGAAGGTGTTCATTTTTCCAGCCTGAGCTCCATAGCAGAGTTGGCAAATTTGCTGCCCACAAGCTGACATGTTCCTCCCCACAGGATCCCTCAGCCAGAACTTTCCTACATTACAGCACTTATCATTTCCTATCTGTCTGCTTCGttgcctgtctccctctccaaCCTGGTATTTTGTGGAAGCAAGGACCAGTGGGTCTCAGTTACTTTTATAACCCATGTATAGCACTACACTTGGCTCatcatatgtttttaattttttttgaggaagattagccctgagctaacatctgctaccaatcctcctctttttgctgaggaagactggctctgagctaacatccgtgcccatcttcctctactttatatgtgggacgcctgcctcagcatggcttgccaagcggtgccatgtccacacccgggatctgaaccggtgaaccccaggcagccgaagtggaacgtgtgcacttaaccactgtgccaccgggcggctCCTCATcatgttttgaatgaatgaatgacctcaGTCTCTGAAGACCCTTTACGCATTCAGCAGTACTACCCTGCCAGGGCAGTCCTCTTTCCTGTAAAAAACGCCCCCAAACATCTGCTCAAATTCACAGCTCCACACTTAGCAGGAGGGGGGGACTACACTCCCCAGGGAGCAATGCAGTAGACATGTGGCTTAATCCTTCCACACTATCCCACAGCTTCTCCTGAAGACAGAAAGAATTCCACTTTACATGAAGTTCATACTTGCTCATAGAGAAATCATCTCCCAAGACCTGACGGCTGGAGTGTGGGAGTGAACATCCAGGGAAAACACTGCTGACTTTCCCAACTTCATTCCCCAGTCAAAGAGGTCAGTTCCTGGTTTGCCAGTGGTGAGTTTATTACATGATTaaagttcaaataaaaaaataataaccaaaatcTTGTCAGGGAGGCTAGAGCCAGAGTCTGGGAGGGCCGCTTCCCTGACCCCAGTCTCCCTGGCCAAGCCTAGTGCCATTAACTCAGCTTGACTCGATCAAATTCCTCATCAAGACTTGCATCTCTGCCCTGGACATCTCTGCTGCTCCCGCTGGAGGCTGAATCCTGGGCCCCTGGCAGTGGGGCTTTGGTGAGGGCACCATACACACCCATGGCCtgaggagagggacagagagagaggccaTAAGGACACACCGCAGAAGGCATAGCCCAACCCACCAATGGCTAAAAGGAAGGTGGAGCTGGGGCCATTAagcttgtttttcctttctctctctttcaagccTCAGTCTTACAAGCTTTGGAGTTGGTTCTAGGAATCTTACAAACTACCAGGGCAGGGTCACCCTCAGAACACTGGTATAGGGatctgcaaaaaaagaaaaggtgtctCAAGAGCTTCCCTTTCCCCAGGGGTGAGCGGGTGTGTCTCATTCTCTCATTCTTAAGAGACCTTTCTCTAGAAGGAATGAAGGGAAGTCTAGGCCTCAGGGCGAACTGAATCCCTCCATGGGGTGtatgtggtgatggtggtggtggggtctcAGTCTGCGGCATTGGTGCTCTATGCCAGGTCCTCAGGGCACTCTAACCTGAGCCACCATACTGGTGACATCGCCAGGGTTGGAGGGCAGCAGGATAGTGTTGGAGTCCTTGGCCAGTTTGGAGAATGCGCTGACATACTGCTCAGCCACAGTCAGTGAAGCTGCTGCATCTCCATTCTGTGGCCACAGGAGGGATAAAATCAGAGATCACAGACTTGAGAAGGGGAATGGGGGGAAGTGGAGAGAAGTCAGGTTCCTGAAAAGAGAATATGCAGATCACACTCCAAGAGATCATGTAATCTGGCTCAAAGGAACCTACAAAGGCAGGAGCTTCTCCCAAGGGCAGATGAGAAAACCTCTTCCACTGTCGATTCCTgtccccccactcccacccagggGCCTCTCACATGTTGTGTCAGAGCTGCAGCTAGGATGCGAATAGCTTCAGCTTTAGCCTTGGCCTTGGCCAGAACCGCACTGGCCtctcctgaaagaaaaagacagagctTGACCTATGAGGTCAGGGTACCCCAAAGCTCCTGTCCCAGTACCAACCCTCAAAGACCCAtgccctgctcctccctcagcctctaCCCTCTGCTGACCTGCTGCTTGATTTATTTGTTCAGCCTTTTCTGCCTCAGAGGCCAGGATTTGTGCCTGCTTCTTCCCCTCTGCCACATTGATGGCTGACTCTCGGGTCCCCTCAGACTCTAGAACTGTGGCCCGTTTCCGTCGCTCTGCCTCCACCTGAAAGCCCCCAGCAACCCCATCAACAAGAAGCCAGAATAAACTCTTACACAGACCTGCAAGTGTACCCATCACAATAGGGAAGGGAGTCCAGGTCCCCATGCAACTGGAGCATCCTGAAgtcctcttccccatccctcctTGGCCCCCACCTGCATCTGCATGGACTCTTTCACCCGGGGTGGCACATGGATATCCTTTATCTCATAACGGAGGCAGCGAATGCCCCAGTAGTCAGCAGCCTGGTTGATGGCATCCACAATGCTAGCGTTCAGGGACTCCCGCTCCTGGAGGAAGAGAGGTATAAGCTCCATGGCCTCAACCCTCCCAAGAAAGGTCTAAGCTGAGAAGGGCCTGGGACTGATCGTGATCCCTAGAAAGGACTGAGAGTGCTAGGTATGTGTCTTTCAACTCTAACTCTGGCTGAGATCCCCTTACCCGGAAGACTTTGTCCAGAGAGAGTTTTCCAAGCTCTGATCTCATGGTTGTCTGAGCTAGCTGGGTGACAGCATACTCAGGATCCTCCACACCATAGCTTGCCTGAAAGGGGCATGGATAGTATAAGCTTGGGTGCAGGATTTCAGTAAGGAGAGCAGCTTAGGAACTGAATAAAGCAGGGGACAAATACCTTGTAAGGGTCCATTATGCGCAGGTAAAGGACTCCATCGATTTGCAGAGTTACATTGTCTGCAAGTGCaggagcaggaaagaaaaggaggaaggttaGGCCTCCAGATCCGATTTAGGTCTTTCTCCTAAGCTCTGGATCTCCTGCAACCACATCCTAATGGCCTCAGAGCACCAGTGTCACCTTGCACCCTTCACCCCTCACCGAGAGTCACAGCCGACTGTTCAGGCACGTTGATGACAATTTCCTTGAGACTCTGCACATATCGGATCCGGTCTAACACAGGGATGAGGATGTTCAAGCCCTGGGAAGAGGAGTCATGGGTCCTCAGAAGGACAGGGGCTGTAGGGTTGGGATCCAAGCTAAACATGGAGCGGGCAGGGAATCAACATATGGAAGATGCCCAGAAAATCAGAAGGCTGGAGGTGTCACTGATAGGGAAACCCAAGAGGATAGGGATGGGAGGCTGGGTCTGTAAATGAAGTGGAGACTCAAGGCAATGGGAGCCACCAGAGCAGTCTTCTCCATGCAGACAGGTGAAGCTGAGAGGACGGATAGGGGAGATTCCCAAGAATGGGGCCTGTGGGACACTAGGGCCATAGGAGAAGGTGGTAACAGGTACGACAGTCAGCAGCCTGGGCCTTGCCAGATCTAGCCTGGGGAGTTGGAAGCCAAGGGTGACGGCAGGCCCCAAAGAGGTCCCACCCCGTCTCCCCATGTCGTGAGGGAAATGGGCATCACGCTGGTCCGGGATGGGCAGAAGAGGTTCTCACAGGTTCCAGGATCCGGTGGAATCTGCCCATTCGCTCCACCACCCAGGCCTCTTGCTGCGGCACAAACAGTACCACGGTGTTTCGGGGCAATCCGGAGGAGGCGCGGCGCGGGGCGCGGCCAGAAGCCTGCACGGAGCCCTAAGGGGAAGGCGAGGGTTAGCAGAGTCCCCAGCCGGCCCGGCAACCTGCCCCTTTCGGCGCCGGTCCCAGAGGCATCTCCCCAAACCGCGACCGTAAAGGGCCCTCGGAGAGGGACTCACGTGGGTACCACGACCTCTGACCGCAGCTCTCTCCCCAAACTTGAAATCTTGCTCTTTCCCAGCTAAGGACACAGGCGACCGGAGGCCTGACCCTTGGAGAAGGTTGCCTCGTACTCACCCTCAGCAAAAGGGCCCCCGGCCCCCGCGCCGCGCGCGCCAGCATTTCCCAAACCAGCAGCCACCTCCGGAACCAACGAGACGCAGAGCAGAGCGGTCTCTCTAGCAGCCCGGACCTGAGCCTTTCCTCCCGTTTCGCCTCCGCCGGAAGTACTTCCGGCaatcccttcccccatcccacgCTCAGCCTGTTCACGTTACTTGGCGGAAGCGGGTATCAAGTTGTTCCCTGGGAAACACAAACCTTCTAGAGAGGGCCCAAAGCTGGGACTTGTTCTGGTTCTCGCTGACCAAGTCCAAGACCCCGGACATGGTGACCAAAATGGAAGCTATTTTCCGCGTGCAGGTGACCCAGAAACACCTCCCACGGAGTTCTTTACCTCTACCCGAGACTGTTTACCCTTCTGAGCGTATAATCGCCCCCATCTGTCACCATAGCGACGGGAGAATTGGAGCTGACTAGTTGCCATGGTTGTCATAGTGACATTCTCTGGTAGTCCTGCTGTGTTGTACCCAGCCCTCCCACTGGGGACTGACCCCATTCTCGTTGCCATGGTGACTGGGCTGGCTTAACGTTGCTCGTGATCAGACTGagatttccccctcccctcttttcCC
It encodes the following:
- the STOML2 gene encoding stomatin-like protein 2, mitochondrial isoform X3, whose translation is MGRFHRILEPGLNILIPVLDRIRYVQSLKEIVINVPEQSAVTLDNVTLQIDGVLYLRIMDPYKASYGVEDPEYAVTQLAQTTMRSELGKLSLDKVFRERESLNASIVDAINQAADYWGIRCLRYEIKDIHVPPRVKESMQMQVEAERRKRATVLESEGTRESAINVAEGKKQAQILASEAEKAEQINQAAGEASAVLAKAKAKAEAIRILAAALTQHNGDAAASLTVAEQYVSAFSKLAKDSNTILLPSNPGDVTSMVAQAMGVYGALTKAPLPGAQDSASSGSSRDVQGRDASLDEEFDRVKLS
- the STOML2 gene encoding stomatin-like protein 2, mitochondrial isoform X1, whose amino-acid sequence is MGEGIAGSTSGGGETGGKAQVRAARETALLCVSLVPEVAAGLGNAGARGAGAGGPFAEGLRAGFWPRPAPRLLRIAPKHRGTVCAAARGLGGGANGQIPPDPGTYNVTLQIDGVLYLRIMDPYKASYGVEDPEYAVTQLAQTTMRSELGKLSLDKVFRERESLNASIVDAINQAADYWGIRCLRYEIKDIHVPPRVKESMQMQVEAERRKRATVLESEGTRESAINVAEGKKQAQILASEAEKAEQINQAAGEASAVLAKAKAKAEAIRILAAALTQHNGDAAASLTVAEQYVSAFSKLAKDSNTILLPSNPGDVTSMVAQAMGVYGALTKAPLPGAQDSASSGSSRDVQGRDASLDEEFDRVKLS
- the STOML2 gene encoding stomatin-like protein 2, mitochondrial isoform X2; this encodes MLARAARGPGALLLRGSVQASGRAPRRASSGLPRNTVVLFVPQQEAWVVERMGRFHRILEPGLNILIPVLDRIRYVQSLKEIVINVPEQSAVTLDNVTLQIDGVLYLRIMDPYKASYGVEDPEYAVTQLAQTTMRSELGKLSLDKVFRERESLNASIVDAINQAADYWGIRCLRYEIKDIHVPPRVKESMQMQVEAERRKRATVLESEGTRESAINVAEGKKQAQILASEAEKAEQINQAAGEASAVLAKAKAKAEAIRILAAALTQHNGDAAASLTVAEQYVSAFSKLAKDSNTILLPSNPGDVTSMVAQAMGVYGALTKAPLPGAQDSASSGSSRDVQGRDASLDEEFDRVKLS